One Methylobacterium sp. AMS5 genomic region harbors:
- a CDS encoding Hint domain-containing protein, which produces MASTSAPSQSFTRVYSLSNPAGNLGFDRISPQSTSGGTVGTFTLTDLPAASGADDLAVLGDSPNDNMQAVHNFNGRITTLTNREYVGQLANNGGVVTRSFSTPLGGYAYVLYSDQSFEPGTPVTISSAPFALCFASGTRILTSRGEVAVEHLQVGDTAVTASGRHRPITWIGQRDLGSAERPMPRDQAPVRVRADAFGHARPARDLLLSPGHPVLVGADADNTGGVLVPVMCLINGTSIARTEQASVTYWHVELDAHDILLAEGLPAESFLDFGCRPFFEGASDFALHNPDFVPPGLSGRCRPVAVDGPLVEAERARIDGLFLETLTGDCAWTDGLDDFRAA; this is translated from the coding sequence ATGGCATCGACATCTGCGCCATCTCAATCTTTCACGCGCGTTTACTCGCTGAGCAATCCAGCCGGCAATCTGGGGTTTGATCGGATCAGCCCACAAAGCACCAGCGGAGGAACCGTCGGCACCTTCACTTTGACCGATTTGCCGGCGGCAAGCGGCGCTGACGACCTCGCCGTGCTCGGCGACAGTCCGAACGATAACATGCAGGCCGTACATAACTTCAACGGCAGAATAACGACGCTCACCAACAGAGAGTACGTTGGGCAACTTGCGAATAACGGCGGTGTCGTTACAAGGTCCTTTTCGACGCCATTAGGTGGATATGCTTACGTCCTGTATTCGGACCAGTCTTTCGAGCCCGGTACGCCGGTCACGATTTCGTCCGCGCCTTTCGCTCTCTGCTTCGCGTCGGGCACGCGGATCCTGACGAGCCGCGGCGAAGTGGCGGTCGAGCATCTGCAGGTCGGCGACACCGCCGTCACCGCCTCCGGCCGCCATCGCCCGATCACCTGGATCGGCCAGCGCGACCTCGGCAGCGCCGAGAGGCCGATGCCCCGCGATCAGGCCCCCGTCCGGGTGCGCGCCGATGCGTTCGGGCACGCCCGGCCCGCCCGCGACCTTCTTCTCTCCCCAGGGCACCCCGTCCTGGTCGGAGCCGATGCCGACAACACCGGCGGCGTGCTCGTGCCGGTGATGTGCCTGATCAACGGTACCTCCATCGCCCGCACCGAGCAGGCCAGCGTCACCTACTGGCACGTCGAACTCGACGCCCACGACATCCTGCTCGCCGAGGGCCTGCCGGCGGAAAGCTTCCTCGATTTCGGCTGCCGTCCGTTCTTCGAAGGCGCCTCCGACTTCGCCCTGCACAACCCGGACTTCGTGCCGCCGGGTCTGTCGGGCCGCTGCCGGCCGGTCGCCGTCGACGGCCCGCTCGTCGAGGCCGAGCGCGCTCGCATCGACGGCCTCTTCCTCGAGACGCTGACCGGCGATTGCGCATGGACCGATGGATTGGATGACTTCCGCGCCGCCTGA